One Roseimaritima multifibrata DNA window includes the following coding sequences:
- a CDS encoding DUF1501 domain-containing protein yields MTPQTRRHFFSQTSAGLGAAALASLEQRPAAGSQAVGGLPTLPHHEPKAKRAIYLFMSGAPSQMDMWDPKPAMADWYDKDLPESIRQGQRLTTMTSGQSRFPIAPSVYKFAPHGKDGTMVSELLPHMATKVDEISLVHSMHTEAINHDPAITYICTGDQLPGKASLGSWLSYGLGTENENLPAFLVMTASWSGRQQAQALYNRLWGNGFLPSKYQGVALRSSGDPVLYLSNPDGISPKIRRRMLDSLGRLNEAEYARLADPETNARIAQYEMAYRMQTSVPDLNNISDEPQHVLDLYGPDVTKPGSFANCCLMSRRMAERGVRFTQIFHRGWDQHGNLTGDLPKQCRDVDQPSAGLLTDLKQRGMLDETLVVWGGEFGRTIYCQGKLTKTNYGRDHHPKCFTIWLAGAGIKQGFVHGETDDFSYNIVRDGVHIRDLNATILNLMGIDHDRFIFPFKGLDQKLTGVEPASPISAIMS; encoded by the coding sequence ATGACTCCACAGACACGTCGTCATTTCTTTTCGCAAACCTCCGCGGGCCTAGGGGCCGCTGCGCTGGCTTCGCTAGAACAACGTCCTGCGGCCGGTTCACAAGCTGTCGGTGGGCTTCCGACGCTGCCGCACCATGAACCAAAAGCGAAGCGAGCGATCTACCTGTTCATGTCAGGCGCACCAAGCCAAATGGACATGTGGGATCCGAAACCGGCGATGGCCGATTGGTATGACAAAGACCTGCCCGAATCGATCCGCCAAGGCCAGCGGCTGACAACCATGACCAGCGGCCAGTCGCGGTTCCCGATTGCCCCCAGCGTCTATAAGTTCGCACCTCACGGCAAAGACGGGACAATGGTCAGCGAGTTGCTTCCGCACATGGCAACCAAAGTCGACGAAATTTCGCTCGTCCATTCGATGCATACCGAAGCGATCAATCACGACCCAGCAATCACCTACATCTGCACCGGCGACCAGTTACCCGGCAAGGCTAGCCTGGGATCTTGGCTGAGCTACGGGCTGGGAACCGAAAACGAAAACCTTCCCGCATTTTTAGTCATGACCGCCAGCTGGTCCGGACGCCAGCAAGCTCAGGCGCTGTACAACCGTTTGTGGGGAAATGGTTTCTTGCCTAGCAAGTACCAAGGTGTCGCGCTCCGCAGTTCCGGCGATCCCGTGCTGTACTTATCGAATCCCGATGGTATCAGTCCTAAAATTCGCCGCCGAATGCTCGATTCACTCGGGCGTCTAAACGAAGCCGAATACGCTCGCTTGGCCGACCCGGAAACGAACGCTCGGATCGCCCAGTACGAGATGGCCTACCGGATGCAGACCAGCGTCCCCGACCTAAACAACATCTCCGACGAACCTCAACATGTGCTGGACCTATACGGTCCCGACGTCACCAAACCGGGTTCCTTTGCCAACTGCTGCCTGATGTCTCGCAGGATGGCAGAGCGCGGCGTAAGGTTCACTCAAATCTTCCATCGCGGTTGGGACCAACACGGAAACCTCACAGGCGATTTACCTAAACAATGCCGAGACGTCGACCAACCATCCGCAGGCCTGTTAACCGACCTGAAACAGCGTGGCATGTTGGATGAAACGCTAGTCGTTTGGGGCGGAGAATTTGGCCGCACGATCTACTGTCAGGGAAAATTGACTAAAACAAATTACGGCCGCGATCACCATCCAAAGTGTTTTACCATTTGGCTGGCCGGAGCCGGGATCAAGCAGGGCTTCGTGCACGGTGAAACCGACGACTTCAGTTACAACATCGTTCGCGACGGTGTCCACATCCGCGACCTAAACGCGACCATTTTGAACCTGATGGGAATCGATCACGATCGATTCATTTTTCCCTTTAAGGGCCTGGACCAAAAACTGACCGGAGTCGAACCGGCCAGCCCCATCAGCGCGATCATGAGCTAG
- a CDS encoding leucine-rich repeat domain-containing protein — translation MKRYPESLLGMIVFVCTTALVAASTSAEDPPKLFPDAGLEAAVRAEVFEKRYNTEPLTKADVEKISQVVGRGKKIKNLEGLQHCPAVMLIDLKDNEIVDLKPLAELKRLQSVTLAGNKIKDIQPLKGLTAMQLLDLSGNEVSDLAPLEAMSNLRTLYVANNKLETVQPIAKLTKIWSLDASGNKLTDLSPVADLKWLTTLDVRNNQIKQLDPIANLPALKYLLISKNKIEDLAPLVKMCEADAKTAKRFAPYLNVYVGENPLNEEGKAKAFEALKAAGVKVVEK, via the coding sequence ATGAAGCGATATCCTGAATCCCTCCTCGGAATGATTGTTTTTGTCTGCACGACAGCCTTGGTTGCCGCCTCCACGTCTGCAGAAGATCCGCCGAAACTATTCCCGGATGCCGGCTTAGAGGCGGCTGTTCGAGCCGAAGTCTTCGAGAAGCGGTACAACACGGAACCTTTGACCAAAGCGGATGTTGAAAAAATATCGCAGGTCGTTGGACGTGGAAAAAAGATTAAAAATTTGGAAGGATTGCAGCATTGTCCCGCCGTCATGCTGATCGATCTGAAAGACAATGAAATCGTAGACCTGAAACCACTTGCGGAACTGAAACGGTTGCAGTCGGTGACGCTGGCAGGAAATAAAATCAAAGACATCCAGCCCCTGAAAGGTCTGACTGCGATGCAGTTGTTGGATTTGTCCGGCAATGAAGTAAGCGATCTGGCTCCTCTGGAAGCGATGTCCAATCTGCGGACCTTGTATGTGGCCAACAACAAACTGGAAACAGTTCAGCCGATCGCAAAACTGACTAAGATTTGGTCGCTGGACGCGTCGGGCAACAAACTGACGGACCTCTCCCCTGTCGCCGATCTGAAATGGTTGACCACTTTGGATGTGCGAAACAATCAGATCAAGCAGTTGGACCCGATCGCGAATCTGCCCGCACTAAAATATCTGCTGATCAGCAAAAACAAGATCGAAGACTTGGCACCCCTGGTCAAAATGTGCGAAGCCGACGCCAAGACCGCAAAACGTTTTGCTCCCTACCTAAATGTATACGTAGGGGAAAACCCGCTAAACGAAGAGGGGAAAGCCAAAGCCTTCGAAGCCCTCAAGGCGGCAGGTGTGAAAGTGGTTGAAAAGTAA
- a CDS encoding DUF1553 domain-containing protein: protein MPRLRILYPKAVTRDHGLGCRIGGIGRGEFEVAGVAVADRDEPTSRRARFPSRGPDGLRRTAKKERERALKMLPEQHQPTSRQARFPARGPDGLRRTAKKERERSLKMLPEQHQPTGRRARFPAWGPDGLRRTAKKVDGTFEKPTFSPAGLFRFVFALAAGMLVLGTSVANADDTAPQSAESATIDFNQDIRPILSNHCFACHGPDEEKRDSGLRLDTEEGLFEVVSRSDIDDSELWARVSSDDEEAQMPPSSFHKPLTEDQQAKLKLWIEEGAEYRAHWSFAPPQADPIAATQGSSAIDYLIAKRAEAAGLVLNGPEDPRRLFRRLTFDLTGLPPTPEQTSQFLADTSPEAYEKAVDRLLASPQYGEHMARFWLDLTRYGDTHGLHLDNYREMWPYRDWVIRAFNDNMPFDQFGIEQLAGDLLPNATLDQKIASGYNRLNVTTSEGGSIYDEVFFRNVVDRVDAFGTVFLGLTTQCSTCHDHKFDPITQRDYYSLYAFFNSLDGRALDGNVKDHPPNLPVPQPADIEQIEQVNAALAALALEARQPIDTVDSEQARWEAQLVENKDVQWQILHPDKLDAGKDSTLELEQTDTGIIKLGGKTPATATITLESVLPAQEGLRLVRLEVPTDTPEALAGLASNGNAVLSEIEIETKSEATGNDWLPVKFAYGEADFEQPDGKFALRFAYDGKIEKAEGWAIGGHQKPGPRVAWFATRGLLSEGGEARLRVRLKFESQFSEHLFGQIRLSVSDQIPQATEGKRLQQSDWQLAGPFPVESPSHAYPRQIGAVDYKTPPTAETAVRYRDQDFPWQSHPQFNDTISSDLPAAVDQPSVILLHRSITAPTDQQATLLLGTGDGVQVWLNGTRLAEVRGERPLVALESEYKLDLKKGENSLYLKIVNHSGNAGFSAALRSPAVVTPPQILATAKIPAEQRTVAQTEGLRSYYRQAFCLHPDWLALKDEQAGLVKRLEEINKAIPITLVWKETEEPRKANIMLRGLYDSPGEEVTRRVPEFLPPLPESAPNNRLGLAQWLFAPSHPLTSRVIVNRFWQQVFGTGIVKTSEDFGAQGDVPSHPKLLDHLAVDFQASGWDVKRMMKQIVMSDTYRRSSQVTPEILAKDPTNRLLARGPRFRLDAEMLRDQALAVSGLLIEEMGGPSVKPPQPDGLWFAVGYSGSNTVRFTADTGSKIYRRSLYTFWKRTSPPPQLSTFDAPSRESCTARRERTNTPLQALLLLNEPQYMTAAKRLASRANESEGTDPERLETIFQTIVARSPSDAEQKELLTLLGDLNASYEADPAAAKALVESENASLAAWTVLVNTLLNLDEVITK from the coding sequence ATGCCTCGCCTGCGGATCCTCTATCCGAAAGCTGTTACCCGCGATCACGGTTTGGGTTGTCGCATTGGTGGAATAGGACGCGGGGAGTTTGAAGTCGCTGGCGTTGCCGTAGCGGATCGGGATGAACCGACCAGCAGACGGGCAAGGTTTCCATCGCGGGGGCCGGACGGCTTGCGCCGTACCGCTAAGAAGGAGCGAGAGCGAGCATTAAAAATGCTGCCGGAGCAACACCAACCGACCAGCCGACAGGCAAGGTTTCCAGCGCGGGGGCCGGACGGCTTGCGCCGTACCGCTAAGAAGGAGCGAGAGCGATCATTAAAAATGCTGCCGGAGCAACACCAACCGACCGGCCGACGGGCAAGGTTTCCAGCGTGGGGGCCGGACGGCTTGCGCCGTACCGCTAAGAAGGTGGATGGTACTTTCGAAAAACCTACGTTTTCTCCGGCGGGTCTTTTCCGTTTCGTTTTTGCCCTTGCCGCTGGCATGCTGGTTCTGGGGACCTCGGTGGCAAATGCCGACGACACGGCCCCCCAGTCCGCCGAATCCGCGACGATTGATTTCAACCAAGACATCCGCCCGATCCTTTCCAACCATTGCTTCGCATGCCATGGCCCCGATGAGGAAAAACGGGATTCCGGTCTTCGCCTGGATACCGAGGAAGGGCTGTTTGAAGTGGTCAGTCGCTCGGACATTGATGACAGCGAACTTTGGGCACGCGTCAGCAGCGACGACGAAGAGGCTCAAATGCCTCCGTCAAGTTTCCACAAACCGCTGACCGAAGATCAACAGGCGAAGCTGAAACTTTGGATCGAAGAGGGGGCCGAGTACCGGGCGCATTGGTCCTTTGCGCCGCCTCAGGCAGACCCGATTGCTGCGACTCAAGGGAGCTCCGCGATCGATTACCTGATCGCCAAGCGAGCCGAAGCGGCAGGCCTTGTACTCAACGGCCCGGAAGATCCTCGACGGCTCTTCCGACGGTTAACGTTTGATCTCACCGGGCTGCCTCCGACTCCAGAACAAACCTCCCAGTTCTTGGCGGACACCTCCCCCGAAGCCTACGAAAAAGCGGTCGACCGATTGCTCGCTTCGCCTCAGTACGGCGAACATATGGCTCGGTTCTGGCTGGACCTGACGCGATACGGAGACACGCATGGCCTGCACCTGGACAACTACCGCGAAATGTGGCCGTATCGCGACTGGGTGATCCGGGCGTTTAACGACAACATGCCGTTTGACCAATTTGGGATCGAACAGTTAGCGGGCGACCTGCTGCCAAATGCAACGCTCGACCAGAAAATCGCCAGCGGCTACAACCGCCTGAACGTGACAACCAGCGAGGGAGGGTCGATTTATGACGAAGTCTTCTTCCGCAATGTTGTCGATCGTGTGGATGCTTTTGGAACGGTCTTCTTGGGTTTAACGACTCAGTGCTCCACCTGTCACGATCATAAATTCGATCCGATTACTCAGCGAGATTATTACTCGCTGTACGCGTTCTTCAATAGTTTGGATGGACGCGCGCTTGATGGAAACGTCAAAGACCATCCACCCAACCTGCCGGTCCCGCAGCCCGCCGACATCGAACAAATCGAACAGGTCAACGCCGCGTTGGCAGCGCTCGCCTTGGAGGCTCGCCAGCCGATCGATACGGTCGATTCCGAACAGGCGCGTTGGGAAGCACAACTGGTCGAAAACAAGGACGTTCAGTGGCAAATCCTGCATCCGGATAAACTGGACGCCGGAAAAGATTCGACGCTGGAACTGGAGCAAACCGATACCGGAATCATCAAGCTAGGTGGCAAAACGCCAGCCACCGCAACGATCACATTGGAATCGGTCCTGCCCGCCCAGGAAGGGCTTCGCTTGGTCCGCCTGGAAGTTCCCACCGACACCCCCGAAGCGTTGGCGGGATTGGCTTCCAACGGGAATGCTGTCCTTTCAGAAATTGAAATCGAAACGAAAAGCGAAGCGACCGGCAACGACTGGCTGCCCGTTAAATTCGCCTACGGTGAAGCCGATTTCGAACAGCCAGACGGTAAATTCGCGCTCCGCTTCGCGTACGACGGGAAAATCGAAAAAGCCGAAGGCTGGGCTATCGGAGGACACCAAAAACCGGGACCTCGAGTCGCATGGTTCGCCACGCGGGGGCTGCTATCCGAAGGTGGTGAAGCACGTCTGCGGGTCCGCTTGAAATTTGAATCGCAGTTCAGCGAACATCTGTTTGGCCAAATTCGACTGTCCGTCAGTGACCAAATCCCGCAGGCAACCGAGGGCAAACGTCTGCAGCAATCCGACTGGCAACTCGCAGGACCTTTTCCCGTGGAATCGCCCAGCCATGCCTACCCCCGACAAATCGGAGCCGTCGATTACAAAACGCCGCCGACCGCTGAAACCGCGGTTCGCTATCGCGACCAGGACTTCCCTTGGCAGTCGCACCCTCAGTTTAATGACACGATCTCCAGTGACCTTCCTGCGGCGGTCGACCAACCGTCGGTAATCTTGCTTCATCGTTCGATCACCGCCCCGACCGACCAGCAAGCGACGCTATTGCTAGGAACCGGTGACGGAGTTCAAGTCTGGCTGAACGGAACCCGTCTAGCGGAAGTCCGCGGCGAACGCCCGCTGGTCGCGCTTGAATCCGAATACAAACTGGATTTAAAGAAAGGGGAGAATTCGCTTTACCTGAAAATCGTTAATCACTCCGGAAACGCTGGCTTCTCTGCGGCCCTTCGCTCTCCTGCCGTTGTGACCCCTCCGCAAATCCTGGCAACCGCCAAGATCCCAGCGGAGCAAAGAACCGTCGCCCAAACCGAGGGACTGCGAAGTTACTACCGCCAAGCGTTCTGCTTGCATCCCGACTGGTTAGCGTTAAAAGACGAACAAGCGGGCCTTGTCAAACGCCTGGAAGAGATCAACAAAGCGATCCCGATCACATTGGTCTGGAAAGAAACGGAAGAACCGCGGAAAGCGAACATCATGCTGCGTGGGTTGTACGATTCCCCCGGCGAAGAGGTGACGCGGCGAGTCCCCGAATTCCTCCCACCGCTTCCTGAATCCGCACCCAACAATCGCCTGGGACTGGCGCAGTGGCTGTTCGCGCCTTCCCACCCGCTGACTTCCCGAGTCATCGTGAACCGTTTCTGGCAACAGGTTTTCGGAACCGGCATTGTCAAAACGAGCGAAGACTTTGGCGCCCAAGGGGACGTCCCTAGCCATCCAAAACTATTGGATCATCTGGCTGTCGATTTCCAGGCATCCGGCTGGGATGTCAAACGGATGATGAAACAAATCGTAATGTCCGACACCTATCGCCGCAGCAGCCAAGTGACGCCGGAAATCTTGGCTAAGGATCCGACCAATCGATTATTAGCTAGAGGCCCACGCTTTCGCCTGGATGCAGAAATGCTTCGCGATCAAGCGTTAGCGGTCAGCGGATTGCTGATCGAAGAAATGGGCGGCCCCAGCGTGAAACCGCCGCAGCCCGATGGGCTGTGGTTTGCGGTTGGTTATTCGGGCAGCAACACGGTCCGCTTCACCGCGGATACCGGCAGCAAGATCTACCGCCGGAGCCTGTACACGTTCTGGAAACGGACCAGCCCGCCGCCTCAGTTATCGACGTTTGATGCCCCTAGTCGCGAATCGTGTACAGCACGTCGCGAACGGACCAATACGCCTTTACAGGCATTGTTATTATTGAACGAACCACAATACATGACCGCCGCCAAACGTCTGGCAAGTCGCGCCAACGAAAGCGAAGGGACCGATCCGGAACGACTGGAAACCATCTTCCAAACCATTGTTGCGAGGTCTCCGTCCGATGCCGAACAGAAAGAACTACTGACACTCCTAGGCGATCTAAACGCCAGCTACGAAGCGGATCCCGCCGCGGCCAAAGCTTTGGTTGAATCCGAGAACGCTTCGTTAGCGGCTTGGACCGTGCTGGTTAATACACTTCTGAATTTAGACGAAGTTATCACCAAATAG
- a CDS encoding HAD family hydrolase produces the protein MIVRTCLPFCLLFAAFLPLAFAVDPLPSWNDGPNKKAIIDFVEKVTKAGTPDFVPVEERISVFDNDGTLWCENPLPFQAIFAADELKTLLPDHPEWREDPSVKAFLKSDIAALSANHYKGLLEIIALTHAGITPDEFTARVKQWLATAKHPRFDRPFTECVYQPMLELLSYLRANDFQTWIVSGGGVDFMRVFAEGTYGIPPEQIIGSYSLVRFEMKDGKPVLTKTVDSLFIDDKGGKPVGIHTFLGRRPIAAFGNSNGDQAMIEYTTIDNPRPSFGLIVHHTDAEREYAYDANPKSTGKLTTALEVAPKYGWTVVDMKNDWKTILP, from the coding sequence ATGATAGTGAGAACCTGCCTGCCGTTTTGCCTGCTGTTTGCGGCCTTTCTCCCGCTTGCTTTTGCGGTCGATCCGCTCCCTTCGTGGAACGATGGTCCGAACAAAAAAGCGATCATCGATTTTGTTGAAAAGGTGACCAAGGCGGGGACCCCTGATTTTGTTCCGGTCGAGGAGCGGATTTCCGTCTTCGATAATGATGGGACTTTGTGGTGTGAGAACCCACTCCCCTTTCAAGCGATCTTTGCTGCGGATGAACTGAAGACGTTGCTGCCCGATCATCCGGAATGGCGCGAGGATCCTTCGGTGAAGGCATTCCTTAAATCGGATATCGCTGCCCTGTCGGCCAATCATTACAAAGGGCTTCTGGAAATTATTGCCCTGACTCATGCGGGCATCACGCCGGATGAATTCACCGCTCGAGTGAAACAATGGTTGGCGACTGCCAAACATCCTCGATTTGACCGTCCTTTTACGGAATGTGTTTACCAGCCGATGCTGGAACTGCTCAGCTACCTTCGCGCCAATGACTTCCAGACCTGGATTGTTTCCGGAGGCGGAGTCGATTTTATGCGAGTCTTTGCCGAAGGAACGTATGGGATTCCGCCCGAACAGATCATTGGCTCGTATAGCTTGGTGCGATTTGAAATGAAGGATGGCAAGCCGGTCCTAACGAAGACCGTCGATTCCCTCTTCATTGATGACAAAGGAGGCAAGCCCGTTGGTATCCATACCTTCCTGGGGCGACGCCCGATCGCGGCGTTTGGTAATTCAAATGGAGACCAGGCGATGATCGAATACACCACGATCGATAACCCTAGGCCAAGCTTTGGCTTGATCGTCCATCACACCGACGCGGAACGTGAGTATGCTTATGATGCGAATCCCAAAAGCACGGGCAAGCTGACGACCGCCCTCGAAGTGGCTCCTAAGTATGGCTGGACCGTGGTCGATATGAAGAACGACTGGAAGACGATCCTGCCATAG
- a CDS encoding FAD-binding and (Fe-S)-binding domain-containing protein, translating into MINASEDPATNDTIDSSELQRLLKQGIRGEVYVDDVSRGVYATDASLFQMFPRCVVVPRDQADLCHAMKIAAAHKISVTPRGGATSLSGQTYGPGIILDVSKYMNQVLAVDVQAQTARVQPGVVRDQLNAAVAADQLHFAPDPATGSRATIGGMIGNNTCGTRSVVYGKTIDHVLACRVLLADGTVAEFEQVEPAVWQARAAGENVSEREAELYRGVTEIISEHHDQILQRYPKVLRRVSGYNLDEFVDGAGYTGTIGPRAEQNQGKRPWNLSNLIVGSEGTLGVVLEATVRLTPLPQASAVCVVHFSELLDSLKYVDAMLQHEPSTVELLDETVMREAKVNSATQHMSHFIEGDPAAVQIVEFFGQDLPEAQRRCEQFATAMKEAGIGYSWPVLSKPSDVHDVWETRKLGLGLISNVRGANKGRDFIEDACVPTAHLAEYISKIQQLCTAQGITRLSLYAHASVGVVHVVPALDLHQHAEAEKMQAIADQAFQWVMEYGGSWSGEHGDGQLRGQYLPAMFGDDLYEAFRQVKRLFDPNNLMNPGKVIDSQTLLDNLRYQPPGYAEAAEKSEQAALYKYADQGGLQLAVEQCNGVGACRKIGSGTMCPSYMATRDEQHSTRGRANALRLAMSGQLEADPLEGLASDGLHDVLSLCLACKACKSECPNAVDMAKLKSEALQIRHDRKGISLGAKVLGRMPDAAKRFAGWTGNIANLTNWIPGGRALLQRMVGIDRRRPLPTFATTTLAQSLQRDPVPTGRRDRGRVVLFDDTYANYFEPNLGRAAIGLLEDAGYEVILAKAGCCQRTRLSKGLVREAKKYGVEVFRRLDVFAQQGLPILCLEPSCASALVDDLPDLLDDRELAQRVAGQIQMLDGFLDREGIEVECTEESILLHGHCHQKATFGTSAIHALLGGPESGCCEEVDSGCCGMAGSFGYEHYDLSQQVGEDRLFPAVRQAVAEGRAVVACGISCRHQLKDCLGVDAKHFVEVLRIR; encoded by the coding sequence GTGATTAACGCCTCTGAAGACCCCGCCACCAATGACACCATCGACTCATCCGAGCTGCAACGGCTGCTGAAACAAGGAATTCGAGGGGAAGTCTACGTCGATGATGTTAGTCGGGGCGTTTATGCGACCGATGCGTCGTTGTTTCAGATGTTTCCTCGCTGTGTGGTCGTCCCTCGGGATCAGGCGGATCTCTGCCATGCGATGAAAATTGCTGCGGCTCATAAGATCTCGGTGACGCCGCGTGGGGGGGCGACTTCCCTCTCTGGGCAAACCTATGGGCCCGGGATCATCCTGGATGTTTCGAAGTACATGAACCAAGTCCTCGCGGTCGACGTGCAGGCTCAAACAGCGAGGGTTCAGCCGGGCGTCGTCCGCGATCAATTGAATGCGGCGGTCGCCGCGGATCAATTGCATTTCGCTCCTGATCCCGCGACCGGTTCACGAGCCACGATCGGGGGCATGATTGGAAACAATACGTGTGGGACTAGGAGCGTCGTTTATGGAAAAACGATTGACCACGTCCTTGCCTGCCGGGTTCTGTTGGCCGATGGAACGGTTGCTGAATTTGAGCAAGTGGAACCAGCGGTTTGGCAAGCAAGAGCGGCCGGGGAAAATGTCTCGGAGCGAGAAGCCGAACTCTATCGCGGAGTGACGGAGATCATTTCGGAGCACCATGATCAAATCCTTCAGCGATATCCCAAAGTGCTGCGACGGGTTTCCGGTTACAACCTGGATGAATTCGTCGACGGCGCAGGCTACACCGGGACGATCGGCCCGCGAGCCGAACAGAACCAGGGGAAACGGCCGTGGAATCTAAGCAACCTGATTGTTGGCAGCGAAGGAACCCTTGGCGTGGTCCTGGAGGCGACCGTACGCCTGACGCCCCTGCCCCAAGCCAGCGCGGTTTGTGTGGTCCATTTCAGCGAACTGTTGGATTCATTGAAGTATGTCGATGCGATGCTCCAGCACGAACCTTCGACGGTTGAACTGCTGGACGAAACGGTCATGCGCGAAGCCAAGGTCAATTCGGCAACGCAGCATATGTCGCACTTTATCGAAGGGGATCCTGCCGCCGTCCAGATCGTCGAATTCTTTGGCCAAGACCTGCCCGAGGCACAGCGACGCTGTGAACAATTTGCGACCGCGATGAAAGAGGCGGGGATCGGTTATTCATGGCCCGTGTTGTCGAAGCCGTCGGACGTTCACGATGTCTGGGAAACGCGGAAGCTGGGACTGGGGCTGATTTCCAATGTGCGTGGCGCCAATAAAGGGCGAGATTTTATCGAAGACGCCTGTGTCCCGACCGCTCATCTTGCGGAATACATTTCCAAAATCCAACAGTTGTGCACCGCCCAGGGGATCACCCGTTTAAGCCTGTACGCTCACGCGTCGGTTGGAGTCGTGCACGTTGTCCCTGCGCTCGATCTGCATCAGCATGCCGAAGCCGAAAAGATGCAGGCCATCGCGGATCAGGCTTTCCAGTGGGTGATGGAATATGGCGGGTCTTGGTCGGGCGAACATGGCGATGGACAATTGCGAGGGCAATATTTGCCTGCCATGTTTGGTGACGATCTGTATGAAGCCTTCCGCCAAGTCAAAAGGTTATTTGATCCCAACAACCTGATGAATCCAGGGAAGGTAATCGATTCTCAAACCCTGCTGGATAATCTGCGATACCAGCCGCCTGGCTATGCAGAAGCTGCCGAAAAATCCGAACAGGCGGCACTGTATAAGTACGCGGACCAAGGGGGCCTGCAGTTGGCCGTCGAGCAATGCAATGGCGTGGGAGCCTGCCGAAAAATCGGGAGTGGCACAATGTGTCCTTCGTACATGGCGACTCGCGACGAACAGCATTCGACGCGAGGACGAGCCAACGCGTTGCGGTTGGCAATGAGCGGGCAGTTAGAGGCAGATCCTCTGGAGGGATTGGCGTCGGATGGGCTGCATGACGTGCTTTCTCTCTGCTTGGCGTGCAAGGCTTGCAAAAGCGAATGTCCGAACGCTGTGGATATGGCGAAGCTGAAAAGTGAGGCTTTGCAGATTCGCCATGACCGCAAAGGAATTTCGCTGGGCGCAAAAGTGTTGGGCCGGATGCCGGATGCCGCCAAGCGTTTCGCTGGCTGGACCGGGAACATCGCCAACCTCACGAATTGGATTCCAGGTGGTCGGGCTCTGTTGCAACGAATGGTTGGGATCGATCGTCGGCGTCCGCTGCCGACCTTTGCCACGACAACCCTTGCACAATCGCTTCAGCGGGATCCTGTTCCGACCGGTCGGCGAGACCGTGGGCGGGTCGTGTTGTTCGACGATACGTACGCCAACTACTTTGAACCCAACCTGGGGCGTGCGGCTATCGGATTGTTAGAAGATGCGGGATACGAGGTCATTCTGGCAAAGGCCGGTTGCTGCCAGCGAACTCGGCTGAGCAAGGGACTGGTTCGTGAAGCCAAAAAGTACGGCGTTGAAGTCTTTCGTCGGTTGGACGTTTTTGCACAACAAGGGTTGCCGATCCTCTGCCTGGAACCTTCGTGTGCCTCCGCGTTGGTCGACGATCTTCCCGATTTGCTAGACGACCGAGAACTCGCCCAGCGGGTGGCCGGACAGATTCAGATGCTGGATGGCTTTTTGGATCGTGAGGGAATCGAAGTCGAATGCACGGAGGAATCGATTCTGTTGCATGGACACTGTCATCAGAAAGCGACCTTTGGAACCAGCGCGATCCATGCCCTATTGGGAGGCCCCGAATCGGGATGCTGCGAAGAAGTCGATTCGGGGTGTTGCGGGATGGCCGGATCGTTTGGCTACGAGCACTACGACCTGTCGCAGCAAGTTGGTGAAGACCGATTGTTTCCGGCGGTTCGCCAGGCGGTTGCAGAGGGGCGTGCCGTGGTTGCTTGTGGCATTTCATGTCGGCATCAACTAAAAGATTGTTTGGGGGTGGATGCCAAACACTTCGTTGAAGTGCTCCGCATCCGGTAG